A DNA window from Vigna unguiculata cultivar IT97K-499-35 chromosome 10, ASM411807v1, whole genome shotgun sequence contains the following coding sequences:
- the LOC114167585 gene encoding putative uncharacterized protein DDB_G0283431, protein MSLNCLSCGPILQRVNSNNNDACLPAKEESIRSYDNNNNNNNNNNNNNIDNNNNNNNNNNNSKKKARHNRSLSYGNMTPPQYANSGPLAKVKAQHHRRSNSESGVEPRLVRSSGMRRDWSFEDLSTQQKDKGVRCH, encoded by the coding sequence ATGAGCCTCAATTGCCTTTCTTGCGGCCCCATTCTCCAAAGGGTGAATTCAAATAACAATGATGCATGTCTCCCAGCAAAAGAAGAATCAATCAGATCCTAcgacaataacaacaataacaataacaacaacaataacaacaacatcgacaacaacaataacaataacaataacaacaacaatagtAAGAAAAAAGCGAGACATAACAGAAGCTTGTCTTATGGGAACATGACACCACCCCAATATGCAAATAGTGGACCTTTGGCCAAGGTTAAGGCACAACATCATAGACGTAGCAACAGTGAAAGTGGTGTTGAACCAAGATTGGTAAGGAGCAGTGGAATGAGAAGAGATTGGAGTTTTGAGGATTTGTCTACCCAACAAAAAGACAAGGGAGTTCGATGCCATTGA
- the LOC114167647 gene encoding protein PIN-LIKES 3-like, with translation MPLSILGTYIVGTFLGWLLIKTVRVPPHLHGLVLGCCAAGNLASLPLTLVPAICKEKNNPFGEEAICHRNGLAYASLSMAVGYTYAWSFTFNIVRIYSPMISNAAKVEESSANPKSAIATDPENLLKSSCGALIMDVDITKPNGGMNPPEFECKVPNGQTKVPEKPKFMKQLKLLAEKIKNMKILIAPSTMAAIMGITIGIVPQFRKILVGEKALLHVVQDTLTLLGDASVPAMVLLLGANLLNGLKGLGQQVPLIVGIIVVKFVALPAIGVGIVKSAVHFNLIHHDPLYQFVLLLQYALPPAIVVSTITQMFGVGEGECSAIMLATYSCSAVLLTLWCTLFMWLVL, from the exons ATGCCTTTAAGTATTCTTGGAACATACATTGTTGGAACATTTCTTGGATGGTTACTCATCAAAACAGTTAGAGTTCCTCCTCATCTGCATGGTCTTGTTTTGGGATGTTGTGCTGCAG GAAATCTGGCCAGTTTGCCTCTAACTCTAGTTCCAGCTATCTGTAAAGAGAAAAACAACCCTTTTGGAGAAGAAGCTATTTGCCACAGAAATGGACTTGCATATGCTTCTCTGTCAATGGCT GTAGGATACACTTATGCTTGGTCTTTTACATTCAACATTGTTCGTATATATTCTCCTATGATCTCCAATGCAGCCAAAGTTGAAGAATCCTCTGCAAATCCAAAGTCTGCAATAGCAACTGACCCAGAAAACCTTTTGAAAAGCTCTTGTGGAGCACTGATCATGGATGTTGATATAACAAAGCCTAATGGTGGTATGAATCCACCTGAATTTGAATGTAAAGTGCCTAATGGACAAACAAAG GTACCAGAAAAGCCAAAGTTTATGAAACAGTTGAAACTATTAGCTGAGAAGATAAAAAACATGAAGATACTAATTGCTCCTTCCACTATGGCAGCG ATTATGGGTATTACAATTGGTATTGTGCCTCAGTTTCGAAAAATTCTAGTTGGTGAAAAGGCTCTTCTTCATGTGGTTCAAGACACTTTAACCTTGTTGGG AGATGCAAGTGTTCCAGCAATGGTGTTACTGCTTGGGGCAAATCTTCTTAACG GTTTAAAAGGACTAGGACAACAAGTTCCACTTATTGTTGGCATCATTGTGGTTAAATTTGTTGCCTTGCCAGCAATAGGTGTAGGCATTGTTAAAAGTGCAGTTCATTTCAACTTGATCCACCATGATCCATTGTATCAATTTGTTTTACTGCTTCAATATGCTCTTCCACCTGCAATAGTAGTGA GTACAATTACTCAAATGTTTGGAGTTGGTGAGGGTGAGTGCTCAGCTATCATGTTAGCAACTTATTCCTGTTCTGCAGTTTTGCTTACTCTTTGGTGCACATTGTTTATGTGGCTTGTATTATAA
- the LOC114167613 gene encoding protein PIN-LIKES 3-like, with protein sequence MEILKLFVIALMPNLKVLLLTVLGSFLAMNRFNILSESAINNMNTMVYFVFSPALACSSLASTITLRSLIALWFMPFCIVLTVVVGTALGWLLVKITRVPYHLRGLVLGCCAVGNLGNLPLMVVPAICEEKSNPFGDKNLCYKNGMAYASLSLALASILVWSFAYNIIRMYSTTKNISNEKVASESDAKTLPKCSAQTMAIETDETSHNNNSEDHHEIETYVVPDAKKKMVNICNILEKEKVIKYLKMLCKWSNLKQLFPPTLIGALVGLIIGVVPQFRHLIVGVSAPLFVLQDSIIMIGNACLPAMTMLVGANLLEGLKGERVKFSVLFGIIVVRNIALPVLGVATVKGAVHFGIIHHDPLYEFVLLLQFALPPAVAISTSIQLFGIGKGECSIIMLATYSFAAVSLTLWCTLFIWLVL encoded by the exons ATGGAGATATTGAAGCTTTTTGTGATAGCATTAATGCCGAATCTGAAAGTACTGTTGCTCACTGTTCTTGGTTCTTTCCTTGCTATGAATCGTTTCAACATTCTCAGTGAATCTGCTATCAACAACATGAACACT ATGgtgtattttgtgttttctccTGCTCTTGCTTGTAGCAGTCTGGCAAGTACTATAACTCTAAGGAGTTTGATTGCACT GTGGTTCATGCCATTCTGCATTGTTCTTACAGTTGTTGTTGGAACAGCACTTGGATGGTTACTTGTTAAGATAACAAGAGTTCCTTATCATCTCAGAGGCCTTGTGTTGGGATGTTGTGCTGTag GAAATCTTGGAAATTTGCCTCTAATGGTGGTTCCAGCCATTTGTGAGGAGAAAAGCAATCCATTTGGAGATAAAAATCTTTGTTACAAAAATGGAATGGCATATGCATCACTCTCATTAGCA CTAGCATCGATCTTAGTGTGGTCTTTTGCATACAACATTATACGCATGTATTCAACAACTAAGAACATTTCCAATGAGAAAGTTGCATCAGAAAGTGATGCAAAAACCCTACCAAAATGTTCTGCACAAACAATGGCCATTGAAACTGATGAAACATCACACAACAATAATTCTGAGGATCACCATGAAATTGAAACCTATGTAGTACCAGATGCTAAAAAAAAG ATGGTTAATATATGCAATATATTAGAGAAGGAGAAGGTAATAAAATACCTAAAGATGTTATGTAAATGGAGCAACTTGAAGCAACTTTTTCCTCCAACATTGATCGGAGCG CTGGTTGGTTTGATAATTGGAGTAGTTCCTCAATTTAGACATTTAATAGTAGGTGTAAGTGCTCCTCTCTTTGTGCTTCAAGACTCTATAATTATGATAGG GAATGCATGTCTACCAGCTATGACCATGTTAGTAGGGGCAAATCTTCTTGAAG GTTTGAAGGGAGAAAGAGTGAAGTTTTCAGTTCTTTTTGGCATCATTGTGGTTAGAAACATTGCATTGCCAGTTCTAGGAGTAGCCACTGTTAAAGGTGCTGTTCATTTTGGCATCATCCATCATGATCCATTGTATGAGTTTGTTTTACTTCTTCAATTTGCTCTTCCACCAGCAGTGGCTATAA gtacATCTATTCAATTGTTTGGAATTGGAAAAGGTGAATGCTCAATTATCATGCTTGCAACTTATTCCTTTGCTGCAGTGTCCCTTACTCTGTGGTGCACACTCTTCATATGGCTTGTCTTATAG
- the LOC114167477 gene encoding uncharacterized protein LOC114167477 yields MGLVMSYMGGTGVEVANKGMTMITGTLYDRVIEKRKIENFDDFHTAILDIFNAINMALPGKHYDAPPHDDIKKCYDGWSDESDEDKRKEAFTTFINENVNLSKADESMMITGIVAPPVAMVVKKTGQTVPQLSVIKAIPDVAFVPGATILALIAIKLTKRMAFKNIPSIDPKENTL; encoded by the exons ATGGGACTGGTTATGAGTTACATGGGAGGCACAg GGGTTGAGGTTGCAAACAAGGGAATGACTATGATAACAGGAACACTATATGATAGGGttattgaaaagagaaaaattgaaaattttgatgacTTTCACACTGCTATTCTTGACATCTTCAA TGCAATCAACATGGCTTTGCCCGGTAAGCATTATGATGCACCGCCACATGATGATATAAAG AAATGTTATGATGGATGGAGcgatgaatctgatgaagataAAAGGAAGGAAGCTTTCACCACATTCATCAATGAGAATGTGAATCTGAGCAAAGCAGATGAATCTATGATGATCACAGGGATAGTGGCTCCACCAGTTGCCATGGTAGTCAAGAAAACTGGACAAACTGTGCCTCAATTGAGTGTGATTAAAGCCATCCCTGATGTTGCATTTGTTCCTGGAGCTACCATTTTGGCTCTCATTGCCATTAAACTCACCAAAAGAATGGCTTTCAAGAATATCCCTTCCATAGATCCAAAAGAGAATACCCTTTAG